Proteins encoded together in one Neobacillus sp. FSL H8-0543 window:
- the coxB gene encoding cytochrome c oxidase subunit II has protein sequence MKRLEKLRLISMFAILTLILSGCGKPYLSALRPAGEAADIQYDLMKLSTLIMVGVIIIVMVIFLIVMFKFKRKDEKIPKQVEGSHKLEIIWTTVPILLLLILAVPTVSATFKLADVSPMNNKDSDALVINVRANLYWWEFEYPNQKIVTGQDLVVPTDERVYFNLKASDVKHSFWIPAVGGKLDNNTENVNKFWLEFDSKRSDEAGNLFYGKCAELCGPSHALMDFKVKAMSRADFDGWITAMQNVKEPKQAETELAQQGQEIFNQSCVSCHAVTPANTTNEAARLAPNLTNFGDRSRIAGVLDHSEEDLKNWIRTPDKYKPGNKMTNTYTLSEDPVEREKQLDALSEYLMGLKVQE, from the coding sequence ATGAAAAGGCTTGAAAAATTGCGCTTGATTTCGATGTTTGCGATTCTAACGCTTATACTTTCCGGTTGTGGTAAACCATACTTGTCCGCGTTAAGGCCAGCGGGAGAGGCAGCTGACATTCAATACGATTTAATGAAGTTAAGCACATTAATAATGGTTGGGGTCATTATTATTGTTATGGTAATTTTCTTAATAGTTATGTTTAAGTTTAAAAGAAAGGACGAAAAGATCCCTAAACAAGTGGAAGGTAGCCACAAATTAGAGATTATTTGGACTACTGTTCCCATTCTTTTACTTCTAATCCTTGCAGTTCCAACTGTATCTGCTACTTTTAAGCTAGCAGATGTATCACCGATGAATAATAAAGACTCTGATGCATTAGTTATTAATGTTAGAGCAAATCTATACTGGTGGGAATTTGAATATCCTAATCAGAAAATAGTTACAGGCCAAGACTTGGTTGTTCCAACAGACGAGAGAGTATATTTTAATTTAAAAGCTTCTGATGTAAAACATTCATTCTGGATTCCTGCAGTAGGTGGAAAGCTAGACAATAATACTGAGAATGTTAATAAATTTTGGTTAGAGTTTGATAGTAAGAGATCAGATGAGGCCGGTAATTTATTCTATGGTAAGTGTGCTGAACTTTGTGGACCATCACATGCGTTAATGGACTTTAAAGTAAAGGCAATGAGCCGCGCCGACTTTGATGGTTGGATTACGGCAATGCAAAATGTAAAGGAACCGAAGCAAGCTGAGACCGAATTGGCACAACAAGGTCAAGAAATCTTTAATCAAAGCTGTGTCAGCTGTCATGCTGTCACTCCTGCGAACACAACAAATGAGGCAGCTAGACTTGCTCCAAACTTAACGAACTTTGGTGACCGTTCACGCATTGCTGGTGTATTGGATCACAGTGAGGAAGATTTGAAAAACTGGATACGTACTCCAGATAAATATAAGCCAGGCAATAAAATGACGAATACTTATACACTTTCTGAAGATCCAGTTGAACGAGAAAAACAACTTGATGCTTTATCAGAATATTTAATGGGATTAAAAGTTCAGGAATAA
- the ctaD gene encoding cytochrome c oxidase subunit I yields MSTYAQKKGFGATIWDFLTTVDHKKIAILYLIAGGFFFLVGGLEAVFIRIQLAIPNNDFVSAGLFNEIITMHGTTMIFLAAMPLVFAFMNAVMPLQIGARDVAFPFVNALGFWLFFFGGVFLNLSWFFDGAPDAGWTSYASLAMASKGHGVDFYVLGLQISGLGTLIGGINFLVTIVTMRAPGMTYMRMPLFTWTTFVTSALILFAFPPLTVGLVLMMFDRMFGSNFFDITMGGNTVIWEHLFWIFGHPEVYILILPAFGIFSEIFPMFSRKRLFGYSSMVFATVLIGFLGFMVWAHHMFTTGLGPVANAIFAVATMAIGVPTGIKIFNWLLTMWGGSVKFTTPMHYAFAFIPSFVAGGVTGVMLASAPADYQYHDTYFVVAHFHYVIVGGVVFAILAGTHLYWPKIFGTMLNETLGKITFWLFFIGFHMTFFIQHFLGLWGMPRRVFTFLPGQGFELSNLISSLGAAFMSLGVLVLLYNVIMTSVKNVRVGNDPWGDGRTLEWSLPSPPPFYNFKQLPLVRGLDAYWLEKMDGKKGMTPAEPLGDIHMPNSSFLPFMIAFGLFVAAFGALFNMDDKAWSIPVIILGLLITFGSMFLRSVKDDHGFHIHKEDLMEDDNDKGVKA; encoded by the coding sequence GTGAGTACCTACGCTCAAAAAAAAGGATTCGGAGCGACTATATGGGATTTTCTAACGACAGTCGACCATAAAAAAATCGCGATTCTTTATCTTATTGCAGGTGGATTTTTCTTCCTAGTCGGCGGGCTTGAGGCAGTTTTTATCCGCATCCAACTTGCAATACCAAACAACGACTTTGTAAGTGCAGGATTATTTAATGAAATTATTACTATGCATGGAACAACGATGATTTTCCTTGCAGCTATGCCGCTAGTATTTGCGTTTATGAATGCGGTTATGCCTTTACAAATTGGTGCCCGTGATGTGGCCTTCCCTTTTGTAAATGCGTTGGGATTTTGGCTCTTCTTCTTCGGAGGAGTTTTCCTAAACCTATCATGGTTTTTTGATGGGGCACCTGATGCGGGTTGGACATCTTACGCCTCATTAGCAATGGCTTCAAAGGGTCATGGCGTAGATTTTTACGTATTAGGATTACAGATATCTGGTTTGGGGACACTTATTGGCGGTATTAATTTCTTGGTGACGATTGTTACTATGCGTGCACCAGGAATGACGTATATGAGAATGCCGTTATTTACATGGACCACATTTGTAACTTCAGCACTAATTTTATTTGCTTTCCCTCCATTAACAGTTGGTCTTGTCTTAATGATGTTTGACCGTATGTTTGGTTCAAACTTCTTTGACATTACAATGGGTGGAAATACGGTAATATGGGAACATTTATTTTGGATTTTTGGACACCCTGAAGTATATATTTTAATACTTCCTGCGTTTGGTATTTTCTCGGAAATTTTTCCAATGTTCTCTAGAAAACGATTATTTGGTTACTCTTCCATGGTATTTGCGACTGTATTAATTGGTTTCTTAGGATTCATGGTTTGGGCCCACCATATGTTCACGACAGGATTAGGTCCAGTAGCAAATGCAATTTTTGCTGTAGCAACGATGGCGATTGGTGTTCCAACTGGGATTAAGATTTTTAACTGGTTATTAACGATGTGGGGTGGCAGTGTTAAGTTTACTACTCCAATGCATTATGCATTTGCATTCATTCCATCTTTTGTTGCCGGTGGGGTAACAGGGGTAATGCTTGCATCTGCACCAGCAGATTATCAATATCATGATACGTATTTCGTTGTAGCTCACTTCCATTACGTTATCGTTGGTGGTGTGGTATTTGCGATTCTTGCTGGTACACATCTATATTGGCCGAAGATATTTGGAACAATGTTAAATGAAACGTTAGGAAAGATTACTTTCTGGCTATTCTTTATCGGGTTCCACATGACATTCTTTATTCAGCACTTCTTAGGTCTTTGGGGTATGCCACGGCGCGTGTTTACCTTCCTTCCAGGCCAAGGCTTTGAGTTATCCAATCTGATAAGCTCTTTGGGTGCTGCATTTATGTCATTAGGTGTACTTGTACTTCTGTACAACGTCATTATGACATCTGTAAAAAATGTAAGAGTAGGAAATGATCCATGGGGAGATGGCAGAACACTTGAGTGGTCACTACCATCACCGCCTCCTTTCTATAACTTTAAGCAGTTACCGCTTGTGCGCGGATTAGATGCCTATTGGCTAGAAAAAATGGATGGCAAAAAAGGTATGACGCCTGCTGAACCACTAGGTGATATCCATATGCCAAATTCATCTTTCTTACCATTTATGATAGCATTCGGTTTATTCGTTGCTGCATTTGGTGCATTGTTTAATATGGATGACAAGGCATGGTCAATACCTGTTATAATACTTGGACTATTAATCACTTTTGGTTCCATGTTCCTGCGTTCTGTTAAAGACGATCATGGCTTCCACATTCATAAAGAAGACTTAATGGAAGATGATAATGATAAGGGGGTTAAGGCATAA
- a CDS encoding cytochrome (ubi)quinol oxidase subunit III, which yields MHVEEKLTYETWPAEPEKATLEAKNKFLGFWFFLGGETVLFASLFATYLALKDKVPDTTHTLAKDLFDLPLTFVATMLLLTSSLTSVYAMYHMKNFNSKKMMLWLGLTVLLGAAFLGLEVYEFYHYVHEYGHTFTSSAFGSAFYTLVGFHGAHVAFGLMWILTLMIRNSKRGLDLYNAPKFYIASLYWHFIDVVWVFIFTVVYLMGMVG from the coding sequence ATGCACGTGGAAGAAAAATTAACCTATGAAACGTGGCCGGCTGAGCCTGAAAAAGCGACCCTTGAGGCAAAAAATAAATTTTTAGGTTTTTGGTTCTTTTTAGGGGGAGAGACAGTTCTTTTTGCTTCTCTCTTTGCCACTTACCTTGCTCTGAAAGATAAAGTGCCAGATACTACACATACGCTAGCGAAGGATTTATTTGACCTTCCATTAACATTTGTAGCAACCATGCTGTTATTAACTAGTTCATTAACAAGTGTTTATGCAATGTACCACATGAAAAACTTTAATTCTAAGAAAATGATGTTATGGTTAGGACTAACTGTATTATTAGGTGCAGCTTTCCTTGGATTAGAGGTATATGAGTTCTACCATTATGTTCATGAGTATGGACACACCTTTACAAGCAGTGCTTTTGGATCTGCATTCTATACTTTAGTAGGCTTCCATGGAGCACACGTTGCCTTCGGACTTATGTGGATCTTAACGTTAATGATTCGCAATTCTAAGCGTGGATTAGACCTGTATAATGCACCAAAGTTCTATATAGCAAGTCTCTATTGGCACTTCATCGATGTTGTATGGGTTTTCATCTTTACAGTAGTTTATTTAATGGGGATGGTGGGATAA